A genome region from Labilibaculum antarcticum includes the following:
- a CDS encoding GyrI-like domain-containing protein, with the protein MEARIENLSEKRLVGIRLTMSLIDNRTGELWKRFMPRRIEIENNSTKDLISMQIYKPTYFADFNPAYEFEKWAAVEVANFDRVPTDMETFNLTGGLYAVFDYKGSSKDPGVFQYIFETWIPNSTYLLDNRPHFEVLGEKYKNADPNSEEEIWIPIRAK; encoded by the coding sequence ATGGAAGCTAGAATTGAAAACCTAAGCGAAAAAAGATTGGTGGGAATAAGATTAACAATGTCCTTAATTGACAATAGGACAGGTGAACTTTGGAAACGTTTTATGCCTCGACGCATCGAAATAGAAAACAATAGCACAAAGGATCTGATTTCAATGCAGATATATAAACCGACTTACTTTGCAGACTTTAATCCGGCCTACGAATTTGAAAAATGGGCGGCAGTTGAAGTTGCTAATTTCGATCGGGTGCCAACGGATATGGAAACTTTTAATTTGACAGGTGGCCTTTATGCAGTTTTCGATTACAAGGGTTCAAGCAAGGACCCTGGTGTTTTTCAATATATTTTTGAGACTTGGATTCCAAACTCCACTTATTTGTTGGACAATAGACCCCATTTTGAAGTGTTGGGAGAGAAATATAAAAATGCGGATCCAAATTCGGAAGAGGAAATATGGATACCAATACGAGCGAAATAA
- a CDS encoding ABC transporter permease translates to MTGQFFIAELRAVIKDAGVFLLFVIAIVAYSIIYSTAYSNEVLREMPVAVIDQDMTVLSRQYSRMVDATEQLDVVKKVMSMHEAEQSFYAGEVKGVVLIPADFEKDIYRGVQTSVSIYGDASYFLVYKQTLSGAAFATSTFSAGVEVNKLLAGGARMEQAMAQRDPLSTKTYKLYNPSSGYGSFLMPGLILIILQQTLLIGIGMMGGTRKERFRNQYQLPKGLQKGQIAPIIFGKTGAYMLIYLIDSIFALILVHYWFGFPDKAKMLDVFILLIPFLLAVSFMGLAISVLFKRREHSLMFLLFLSPAVLFLSGLSWPATEIPAFLYNLAHVFPSTLMIPAYLRVRTMGVGLHDVSFELIFMMGQVVVYFVLAYFAFRYSLSRIKRS, encoded by the coding sequence ATGACAGGTCAGTTCTTTATTGCGGAGTTGCGAGCCGTAATAAAGGATGCGGGTGTATTCCTGCTATTTGTTATAGCCATAGTGGCATATTCTATCATTTATTCAACGGCTTATTCCAATGAGGTATTGCGCGAAATGCCTGTAGCTGTGATCGATCAGGATATGACTGTATTGAGTCGTCAGTACTCTCGTATGGTGGATGCTACCGAACAGCTTGATGTGGTGAAAAAGGTCATGAGTATGCACGAGGCCGAGCAGTCGTTCTACGCTGGAGAGGTTAAAGGAGTAGTGCTCATTCCTGCCGATTTCGAAAAAGACATCTATCGAGGTGTCCAAACATCTGTCAGCATATATGGTGATGCCAGCTATTTTTTGGTCTATAAGCAGACCCTTTCGGGTGCAGCTTTTGCCACAAGCACATTCTCTGCAGGTGTCGAAGTAAATAAATTGTTGGCAGGAGGTGCCCGCATGGAACAGGCAATGGCTCAGAGAGATCCTTTGTCCACCAAGACCTATAAATTATATAACCCATCATCGGGATATGGCTCATTTTTAATGCCAGGATTGATACTCATCATCCTTCAGCAAACATTACTTATTGGCATAGGGATGATGGGAGGAACACGAAAGGAGCGTTTCAGGAATCAGTATCAGTTGCCCAAAGGCTTGCAAAAGGGTCAGATTGCGCCCATCATATTTGGAAAAACTGGGGCTTATATGTTGATCTATCTTATCGACTCGATTTTTGCATTGATACTGGTCCACTATTGGTTCGGTTTTCCCGATAAGGCTAAAATGTTAGATGTGTTTATCCTATTGATACCATTTCTATTGGCTGTATCATTCATGGGACTGGCAATATCGGTACTTTTTAAAAGAAGGGAACACTCATTGATGTTTCTGTTGTTTCTCTCCCCGGCTGTACTTTTCCTGAGTGGATTATCATGGCCCGCCACAGAGATCCCAGCATTTCTCTATAATTTAGCTCATGTGTTTCCCAGCACTCTTATGATTCCAGCATATCTAAGGGTTAGAACCATGGGTGTGGGGCTTCACGATGTAAGCTTTGAGTTGATATTTATGATGGGACAGGTTGTGGTTTACTTCGTTTTGGCCTACTTTGCTTTTAGATATTCACTAAGCAGAATAAAGAGGTCTTAA
- a CDS encoding ABC transporter permease — protein sequence MQSFFTSCFYKVLIREIKRIFTSPVYLFFSILAPVISFFVLMGIFSKGVPRDLPIAMVDQDHTALSRNISRMADATSIASVDYQCASLEQAHGLMNKGDVEAIIVIPNDTERNVIRGEQSNIALYINNTNVVKGGMLQSGLYETLATVSGGVKLQMAIKKGATLHQAKAAVLPVRLDKHALFNPFVSYSYFLTVGILPVMLIVFTLLGALYALGVELKDGTGRDLLKISGDSVMTAITAKLLPYLLLFMMDAMVMNLILFRYMGTPIHGSLTIILLSEFIMVVAYLLLAVFLLAVTANLRLSLSLAGAYTMMSLTFSGLTFPRFGMPMIAQIYSAIFPFTFWLEIFMGQTLRGEAPINAIHPLYIFLIFITMGLLSFPKFKKTLQHEKYWGGE from the coding sequence ATGCAATCATTTTTTACCAGTTGTTTTTATAAGGTGCTAATTCGAGAGATCAAACGCATATTCACCTCACCGGTGTATCTGTTTTTTTCCATCTTGGCTCCTGTCATATCTTTCTTTGTCTTAATGGGGATATTCTCTAAAGGAGTGCCCCGGGATTTACCCATCGCAATGGTAGATCAGGATCATACCGCCCTATCCAGGAACATATCCCGAATGGCAGATGCCACATCCATTGCTAGCGTTGATTATCAATGCGCCAGCCTTGAGCAGGCACATGGACTGATGAATAAAGGGGATGTGGAAGCCATAATTGTGATCCCCAATGATACGGAACGCAATGTGATAAGAGGAGAGCAATCCAACATCGCACTATATATCAATAACACCAATGTGGTTAAAGGGGGGATGCTGCAGAGCGGTCTCTACGAGACCCTTGCTACCGTCTCGGGAGGAGTGAAGCTCCAAATGGCCATAAAGAAGGGAGCCACCTTACATCAGGCCAAAGCGGCGGTGCTGCCCGTAAGATTGGATAAACACGCACTATTTAATCCATTTGTTAGCTATTCGTATTTCCTTACTGTGGGGATACTGCCCGTGATGCTTATTGTATTCACCCTTTTGGGAGCTTTGTATGCTTTGGGAGTGGAGCTAAAGGACGGAACCGGAAGAGATCTTCTGAAGATCTCCGGCGACAGTGTGATGACGGCCATAACGGCCAAACTATTGCCCTATCTGTTGCTTTTTATGATGGATGCCATGGTTATGAACCTTATACTCTTTCGTTACATGGGTACGCCCATACACGGGAGTCTTACGATCATCCTATTGTCAGAATTCATTATGGTAGTGGCCTATCTTCTGCTGGCGGTGTTCCTTCTTGCTGTGACGGCTAATTTGCGTCTTTCTCTATCACTGGCTGGGGCCTATACCATGATGTCACTCACCTTTTCGGGATTGACATTTCCCCGTTTTGGGATGCCCATGATTGCTCAGATATATTCAGCAATCTTTCCTTTTACATTTTGGCTGGAAATATTTATGGGGCAGACACTCAGGGGAGAGGCTCCAATTAACGCCATTCATCCCCTCTATATATTTCTGATATTCATCACTATGGGGCTTTTATCATTCCCTAAGTTTAAAAAAACACTTCAACATGAGAAATATTGGGGTGGAGAATAG
- a CDS encoding HlyD family secretion protein, whose protein sequence is MNKTKTIIAGVAFAAIVLFFVYTGWILSKPMPMQIQGEVEATQFKVASKLIGRIDSLPVHKGESIKKGDLLFTVSSPEVEAKFQQAIAAKLAAQAEKNKAYNGARSEDIQAAYNVYLKAEAATEFANKTFKRIDNLFQDGVVPAQKRDEIETKMKVAQESAKAAKAIWEKAQKGARVEDKEAAGALVKRAEAVIQEVSSYLSEMKILSPADGEVANIIAERGELIPAGYPVITLVDLDDVWVTFNIREDLLSKVRKGSILPATFPALGNKTIKLEITFINVLGDYANWNATKTRGDFDMKTFEIHARPTAKVDGLRPGMSALVNWDKLIQ, encoded by the coding sequence ATGAATAAGACCAAGACCATTATTGCTGGAGTGGCTTTTGCAGCAATTGTACTGTTTTTTGTGTATACCGGATGGATACTCAGTAAACCTATGCCTATGCAGATTCAAGGTGAGGTGGAAGCTACACAGTTTAAGGTTGCATCTAAACTAATTGGACGTATCGATAGTCTTCCCGTACACAAGGGAGAGTCCATAAAAAAGGGAGACCTTCTATTCACCGTTAGCAGTCCCGAAGTGGAGGCTAAGTTTCAACAGGCTATTGCCGCCAAGTTGGCGGCTCAGGCTGAGAAAAATAAGGCTTATAACGGTGCCCGAAGCGAAGATATTCAGGCAGCATACAATGTCTATTTAAAGGCAGAGGCTGCTACCGAATTTGCCAATAAGACATTTAAACGTATCGATAATCTTTTTCAGGATGGTGTTGTTCCTGCTCAGAAAAGGGATGAGATCGAGACAAAGATGAAGGTGGCACAGGAGAGTGCAAAGGCGGCTAAAGCCATATGGGAGAAAGCCCAAAAGGGTGCTCGTGTGGAGGATAAGGAAGCTGCCGGGGCCCTGGTAAAGAGAGCCGAAGCCGTTATTCAGGAGGTCTCTTCCTACCTTAGTGAGATGAAGATTCTATCTCCGGCAGATGGAGAAGTTGCTAATATCATAGCAGAGAGAGGTGAATTGATACCTGCGGGTTATCCTGTGATTACCTTGGTAGATCTTGATGATGTGTGGGTTACCTTTAATATTCGTGAGGATCTTCTCTCCAAAGTACGCAAAGGGAGTATCCTTCCTGCTACATTCCCTGCCCTGGGAAATAAAACCATAAAATTGGAGATCACCTTTATAAATGTTCTGGGTGATTATGCCAACTGGAATGCCACCAAAACAAGGGGCGATTTCGATATGAAAACTTTTGAGATTCATGCCCGTCCCACTGCAAAGGTTGATGGTCTTCGTCCTGGCATGAGTGCCCTTGTGAATTGGGATAAGCTTATTCAATAG
- a CDS encoding TolC family protein, translating into MSFNIGKWFCVGLLLAGGSSLVKAGSQTDSLSHLTFEQALGITRQNSHVLKQYEFLYSQREQELKAARGLYLPTVFVSANYVAMSEDITLDLNPVKNAITPLYDALGNYGNFSGVSVPDGAGGMTTLSDNMSTAAVRGNLNEGLDEINAANWDQVIQKNRFGVISAGFSWALFTGGKISAANKAAEIKTREAGEIKEQKEGEVLTELVVRYYGSSLAYSVVCIREEVFQAMTYHLDDAQKMFDQGIIPKAELLHAKVFCAQADRELKKSKRKLEIVNEALSNTMSLGDGAVVTPVSKLFYVPSIQSAAYFKDMAYDNSPLLKQIDSKKDLAHQKYRVEKSAYFPSLAAIGVYDVANKDRSPYMPDYTLGLGLKWTLFDGMARTRKVKAAGYLQNQVDEIKKKTNADIETVIEKSHHEVLMDIEQLNELDTALEFANEYSQVRQKAFAEGMSTSTEVVDARLVVAKVKIERLETIYNYDVALARLLQYAGMHNDFVNYQLRGDVEFESYSK; encoded by the coding sequence ATGAGTTTTAATATTGGAAAATGGTTTTGTGTAGGGCTTTTATTGGCTGGTGGATCTAGTCTTGTAAAGGCAGGTAGCCAGACTGATAGTTTGTCACACTTAACCTTTGAACAGGCTTTGGGAATAACCCGTCAGAATAGTCATGTTTTGAAGCAGTACGAGTTTCTTTACAGTCAGAGGGAGCAGGAGTTGAAGGCAGCCCGTGGCTTATATCTTCCTACTGTATTCGTTAGTGCAAATTATGTGGCCATGAGCGAAGATATTACTCTGGATTTGAATCCGGTGAAGAATGCCATAACTCCTCTCTATGATGCCTTAGGCAATTATGGTAATTTTTCAGGAGTATCAGTTCCCGATGGAGCAGGAGGTATGACGACACTTTCCGATAATATGTCTACCGCTGCCGTTAGAGGAAATTTAAACGAAGGGCTGGATGAGATAAATGCCGCCAACTGGGATCAGGTGATTCAGAAAAATCGATTTGGAGTGATTAGCGCCGGATTCAGCTGGGCACTGTTTACCGGGGGCAAGATTTCTGCGGCCAATAAGGCAGCGGAGATTAAGACTCGGGAAGCGGGGGAGATAAAGGAGCAAAAAGAGGGAGAGGTACTCACTGAGCTTGTAGTACGTTATTATGGATCATCTCTGGCATATAGTGTTGTTTGTATTCGTGAGGAAGTATTTCAGGCCATGACATATCACTTGGATGATGCTCAAAAGATGTTTGATCAGGGGATCATACCAAAGGCCGAGCTTCTGCATGCCAAAGTATTTTGCGCCCAGGCAGATCGAGAATTGAAGAAATCCAAGCGCAAGTTGGAGATTGTTAATGAGGCACTTTCAAACACCATGTCACTGGGCGATGGAGCTGTAGTAACACCTGTTTCCAAGCTTTTTTACGTTCCGTCGATTCAGTCGGCAGCCTATTTTAAGGATATGGCCTACGATAATTCACCCCTCTTAAAGCAGATCGATAGTAAAAAGGACCTTGCTCATCAGAAATATAGAGTAGAGAAATCAGCCTATTTCCCCAGTCTGGCGGCCATAGGTGTTTACGATGTGGCCAACAAGGATCGCTCTCCTTACATGCCCGATTATACTTTGGGCTTGGGCTTGAAATGGACCCTTTTTGATGGTATGGCTCGCACACGCAAGGTAAAAGCTGCCGGATATCTGCAGAACCAGGTTGATGAGATTAAAAAGAAGACCAATGCCGATATCGAGACCGTCATAGAGAAGTCTCATCACGAGGTTTTGATGGACATAGAGCAGCTCAATGAGCTGGATACGGCACTTGAATTCGCCAATGAGTATTCGCAGGTGCGTCAAAAGGCCTTCGCAGAAGGGATGAGCACATCCACGGAGGTTGTAGATGCTCGTCTTGTGGTTGCCAAGGTTAAGATTGAACGGCTGGAGACCATCTATAATTATGATGTTGCGCTGGCCCGATTGCTGCAGTATGCAGGTATGCATAACGATTTTGTGAATTATCAGCTTAGGGGAGATGTTGAATTTGAATCCTACAGCAAGTAG
- a CDS encoding cytochrome b/b6 domain-containing protein, with amino-acid sequence MGNTKYSKVYRIIHWAIAVSFLLLLVTIFLRLTWMNKYNVADIIQAYLSGTDQVLSQEQLIDLAKNIRQPMWSWHIYIGYVLVGLFSIRLILPAFGHMKIQNPLDKTLTTKMKFQKWTYIIFYFCVIVSLVTGLIIVLGPKELKKSMEEIHVLSIYYLIAFIGIHLAGVLIAEFTNQKGIISSIVSGSKNDK; translated from the coding sequence ATGGGAAATACAAAGTATTCTAAGGTATATCGAATAATTCATTGGGCAATTGCGGTTTCATTTCTTCTATTGTTAGTTACAATTTTTTTGCGATTGACGTGGATGAATAAATATAATGTGGCAGATATCATACAGGCTTACCTGAGTGGTACCGACCAGGTTTTATCTCAGGAACAACTCATTGATTTAGCAAAAAATATAAGGCAACCAATGTGGAGTTGGCATATTTACATTGGTTATGTTTTGGTAGGACTATTTAGTATTCGTTTGATACTTCCTGCATTCGGGCATATGAAGATTCAAAATCCTCTTGATAAAACCCTGACCACAAAAATGAAATTTCAAAAATGGACATATATTATATTTTATTTCTGTGTCATTGTTTCGCTTGTTACCGGACTCATTATAGTATTAGGACCAAAAGAATTAAAAAAGTCAATGGAAGAAATCCACGTGTTAAGTATTTACTACCTGATAGCTTTCATCGGAATCCATTTGGCAGGCGTACTAATAGCCGAATTTACTAATCAAAAAGGAATTATTTCAAGCATAGTAAGTGGGTCGAAAAATGATAAATAA
- a CDS encoding glycosyl-4,4'-diaponeurosporenoate acyltransferase CrtO family protein, whose amino-acid sequence MRNFTKSIVFGFKTEIQTEVYERLGVRHFKKIVPFGDFWIRLYNKVFTKQLSVFTSRQNAILWFIFTLVVEFVHCTALIFLLWLTIQSTINAEYYKALKITLINIVINLYPIFVQRYNRIRILRTYKITMTDLNTF is encoded by the coding sequence GTGAGAAATTTTACAAAAAGCATTGTTTTTGGATTTAAAACAGAAATCCAAACCGAAGTATATGAAAGATTAGGTGTTCGTCATTTCAAAAAGATTGTTCCGTTTGGAGACTTTTGGATTAGATTATATAATAAGGTTTTCACCAAACAATTAAGTGTTTTTACTTCAAGACAGAATGCAATTCTTTGGTTCATTTTCACTCTTGTTGTTGAATTTGTGCACTGTACTGCCCTTATTTTTCTTTTATGGCTTACAATTCAATCAACTATTAATGCAGAGTATTATAAGGCTCTTAAAATTACCCTAATAAATATTGTAATAAATTTGTATCCAATATTTGTTCAACGATATAACAGAATTCGAATACTAAGAACATACAAAATAACTATGACTGACTTAAATACTTTTTAA
- a CDS encoding TlpA family protein disulfide reductase, translating into MRIKLIFVVLFSMVFTFASLAQDQKVKKPQKMFVINGEEVTQDYAYSLKPERIKNMTMGVSCEAKEALLKKYGEKVNESIVILFDLYSDAEMKNVKPISPEETAAINKRNADEHEKKLNESTVIKTGDRAPDFVLDMLDGQKVKLSELKGKVVLINFWATWCAPCMSEFYEFPDKIINPFASKDFVLLPISRGEKEDVVSKKMEKLKTKGIDFNVGLDLNQDIYKQYANDFIPRNFLVDQNGTVIYTSVGYSEAKLNELVEKINELLKPSEE; encoded by the coding sequence ATGAGAATAAAATTAATTTTTGTTGTATTGTTTAGTATGGTTTTCACGTTTGCCTCTTTGGCGCAGGATCAAAAAGTGAAGAAGCCCCAAAAGATGTTTGTTATAAATGGGGAAGAGGTGACTCAAGATTATGCTTACAGCCTAAAACCCGAACGAATTAAGAATATGACAATGGGTGTTTCTTGTGAGGCAAAAGAAGCCTTACTTAAGAAATATGGGGAGAAAGTGAACGAAAGTATTGTTATTCTATTTGATCTGTACTCCGATGCCGAGATGAAGAACGTAAAGCCAATTAGCCCTGAAGAAACTGCTGCAATTAATAAAAGGAATGCTGATGAACACGAAAAAAAGCTGAATGAGTCTACTGTAATTAAAACAGGCGATAGGGCTCCAGACTTTGTGCTTGACATGCTTGATGGGCAAAAAGTTAAATTATCGGAACTAAAAGGAAAAGTTGTTCTGATTAATTTTTGGGCTACATGGTGTGCTCCGTGCATGAGTGAATTTTACGAATTTCCTGATAAAATTATAAACCCATTTGCTTCCAAAGACTTTGTTCTGCTTCCAATTTCGCGAGGAGAGAAGGAAGATGTGGTAAGCAAAAAAATGGAAAAGCTAAAGACCAAAGGGATTGATTTTAATGTAGGATTAGATCTTAATCAGGATATTTATAAACAATATGCCAACGACTTTATTCCTCGAAATTTCCTTGTCGACCAAAATGGCACTGTCATTTATACTTCTGTAGGGTATAGCGAAGCGAAATTGAACGAATTGGTTGAGAAGATCAACGAATTGTTGAAGCCTTCGGAAGAATAA
- a CDS encoding SIR2 family protein: MNHLSIAIIKKQIVAKSNDFSNKFDYLVLKEGSKYKFFDYKSNAIGDRFRFTDFKNKIISYFGLRDINDKNEKIDFEKPPRLFKTSKNDPYATSYEYILSNEQIERIDQKLPSNEGVWNNIVWLSEEELLAKKDNWLTNQNFIFKTETPFQTPNFSNKLRESLKNIVEAKKNGKLVIFTGAGVSIDSGVPGWWRLIQELKAGIDGDEEDFLKVGQLYYDSRGKKEYNSRVQEILKHGVTKYNPIHQKIVELQPHHIISTNYDSHFEQIFEQKSYRYSVIKKDTDLPYSNGSSLFVKMHGDFDERNIVLKEKDYEQYSENFPLIEGFIKGIFASKLVLFVGFSFTDPNLEHITNSVKNILKEDNQPPYLFIIQDKKDKNYKERKRKLEKKGLIIVEYEDLPINKYFEGITSDEESIQLKELSPTGQKVFKFLKTIEEFDVFSDTIENLNVKDQLINSVLRFKELGAIPLSVIEKISPFKLQKKAQYELNTSASYNYPAIETLNEDLLSFLKDEKGDMDNIVLKPINDKTIKPEKQELHKALNLLCSSGVFAVGRKNDTSPSYIKFHVENNENCNCPKCLFGRFEIGNLLQELYSTASKAICKSTNQNIGFEEAWGFQKMGQFAKAYFTLEEMKSKSWRKKEYVSFFIASYNQTLLYPFLRSWDIMDLNENELEDIQIKIKKIDLDKILFELPIDISIKEALVAIKENKLFESSRIIIERNYSTIKDTYDKYKDGNYYSMGPAYWHEAETTFYILWIFYKNNSLFNEEYKYFIDLANRYLESMLMSYSTNIQYKQKLPNFSELFVITFITLGNTKELASHLKTYDVKTLKFENNKKTLNNIFESFESFITSGYEINTIFSRKINNNKLYSRALKDSDLFKSKMVRSLNNFLVLFTKIDLSNSQVNEVLDKILNYLEVNSIYEYHDSFSYFSLFSVQYINSFNEQNIFRLLNYIVSKHIGTNSLVEPICDAIINKQGNEQILGEEFYIQLLQCKDKKKIAPFFRLLNKEQQTKYLKLIKPSLDNNKLIQYLYNWGVWELRNESSIFDKYVANLYLACKGFPDYEINNDGFPNNIKSTSVWNQLHFYVNLIYKNQLFDMESINDIHSSIDSEMFKWILKPDAFDYSKFNLNWILSFDRPHIMEHIGKSRDLKTAVKKGLSRNYNVNVAKIYFEKLLTEQVESTMPQHTL, encoded by the coding sequence ATGAATCATTTAAGTATTGCAATAATTAAAAAACAGATAGTAGCTAAATCCAATGATTTCTCAAATAAATTTGATTATCTAGTATTAAAGGAAGGTTCTAAATACAAGTTTTTTGATTATAAAAGTAATGCTATAGGAGATCGATTCAGGTTTACTGATTTTAAAAATAAAATCATAAGTTACTTTGGCTTGCGAGATATAAACGACAAGAATGAAAAAATCGATTTTGAAAAACCTCCTCGTCTTTTTAAAACAAGTAAAAATGACCCTTATGCGACATCATATGAGTATATTTTATCAAATGAGCAAATAGAACGTATTGATCAGAAACTACCAAGTAATGAAGGGGTATGGAATAATATTGTTTGGTTAAGCGAAGAAGAATTACTTGCCAAGAAAGACAATTGGCTTACTAACCAAAACTTCATTTTTAAAACAGAAACTCCCTTTCAGACTCCGAATTTCTCCAACAAACTAAGAGAAAGTCTGAAGAATATTGTAGAAGCAAAGAAAAATGGTAAACTTGTTATATTCACTGGAGCTGGAGTGTCAATTGATTCGGGAGTTCCAGGTTGGTGGCGGCTTATTCAAGAATTAAAAGCAGGAATAGACGGTGATGAAGAAGATTTTCTGAAGGTGGGTCAATTGTATTATGACTCAAGAGGGAAGAAAGAATACAATTCAAGAGTACAAGAAATATTGAAGCACGGTGTTACAAAGTACAACCCTATACATCAGAAAATTGTTGAATTACAACCACATCATATTATTTCTACAAATTACGACTCCCATTTTGAACAAATTTTTGAACAAAAAAGTTATAGGTATTCAGTTATTAAAAAAGATACAGATTTACCTTATTCTAATGGAAGTTCTTTGTTTGTGAAAATGCACGGAGACTTTGATGAAAGAAATATCGTTTTAAAAGAAAAAGATTACGAGCAATATTCGGAAAACTTCCCTCTTATTGAAGGGTTTATAAAAGGGATATTTGCTTCTAAATTAGTATTATTTGTTGGGTTTTCATTTACTGACCCAAATCTTGAGCATATTACCAATTCGGTTAAAAATATTCTAAAAGAGGACAATCAACCACCTTACCTTTTTATAATTCAAGACAAGAAAGATAAAAATTACAAGGAACGTAAAAGAAAACTAGAGAAGAAAGGATTGATTATAGTCGAATACGAAGATTTACCAATCAATAAATACTTTGAAGGCATAACCTCAGACGAGGAGAGTATTCAACTTAAGGAACTTAGTCCAACTGGTCAGAAAGTCTTTAAATTCTTAAAAACAATAGAAGAGTTTGATGTATTTTCAGATACTATTGAGAATCTAAACGTTAAAGATCAATTGATTAACTCTGTATTGAGATTTAAAGAATTAGGTGCAATACCGCTCAGTGTTATAGAAAAAATTTCACCTTTCAAGCTTCAGAAGAAAGCACAATATGAATTGAATACTTCGGCAAGCTATAATTATCCTGCTATTGAAACTTTAAATGAAGATTTACTATCTTTTTTAAAGGATGAAAAAGGAGATATGGATAATATTGTTTTAAAACCGATCAACGATAAAACTATAAAACCCGAAAAGCAAGAATTACACAAAGCACTTAATTTACTCTGCTCAAGTGGTGTTTTTGCAGTAGGTCGTAAAAATGATACTTCTCCCTCATATATCAAATTTCATGTTGAAAATAATGAAAATTGTAATTGTCCAAAGTGTTTATTTGGACGGTTTGAAATAGGTAATCTTTTACAAGAACTATACTCTACTGCAAGTAAAGCAATTTGTAAAAGTACAAACCAGAATATTGGTTTTGAAGAGGCTTGGGGGTTTCAAAAAATGGGGCAATTCGCCAAAGCTTATTTCACTTTAGAAGAAATGAAATCAAAATCTTGGAGAAAGAAAGAATATGTCTCATTTTTTATTGCATCGTATAATCAAACGTTGCTTTATCCATTTTTGCGAAGTTGGGACATAATGGATTTAAACGAAAATGAATTAGAAGACATTCAAATTAAAATTAAAAAGATAGATCTAGACAAAATTTTATTTGAGTTACCAATAGATATTTCTATTAAAGAAGCCTTAGTTGCTATTAAAGAAAATAAATTGTTTGAAAGTTCCAGAATAATAATTGAAAGGAATTATTCTACGATAAAAGATACTTACGATAAATATAAAGATGGTAACTACTACTCAATGGGGCCTGCGTATTGGCATGAAGCGGAAACAACATTTTATATTTTGTGGATTTTCTACAAAAACAATTCTTTGTTTAATGAAGAATACAAGTATTTCATAGATTTAGCAAACAGGTATTTAGAATCCATGTTGATGAGCTATTCTACAAATATACAGTACAAACAAAAATTACCAAACTTCTCTGAATTATTTGTAATTACATTTATTACACTTGGAAATACTAAGGAGTTAGCATCCCATTTAAAAACTTATGATGTTAAGACCCTAAAATTTGAAAATAATAAAAAAACGCTTAATAATATTTTTGAATCATTTGAATCATTCATTACATCTGGTTATGAGATTAACACAATCTTTTCAAGAAAAATAAATAATAACAAATTATACAGTAGAGCATTAAAAGATTCTGATTTATTTAAAAGCAAAATGGTTAGGTCTTTAAATAATTTTCTCGTTTTGTTTACTAAGATTGATCTAAGTAATAGTCAAGTCAATGAAGTACTAGATAAAATTCTTAATTATTTAGAAGTGAATTCTATCTACGAATACCATGATTCATTTTCATATTTTTCTTTATTTTCAGTTCAGTATATTAATTCCTTTAATGAACAAAATATATTTCGATTACTTAATTATATAGTTTCCAAACATATTGGAACAAATAGTTTAGTCGAACCAATATGTGATGCTATCATTAATAAACAAGGTAATGAGCAGATTTTAGGAGAAGAATTTTATATTCAATTACTGCAGTGTAAGGATAAAAAGAAAATAGCACCGTTTTTTCGCCTGTTAAATAAGGAACAACAAACTAAATACCTGAAATTAATAAAACCATCTCTTGATAACAATAAGTTAATTCAATATTTATATAATTGGGGGGTCTGGGAACTTAGAAATGAATCTTCGATATTTGATAAGTATGTTGCAAATTTATACTTGGCGTGTAAAGGTTTTCCCGATTATGAAATTAATAATGATGGTTTTCCAAATAATATCAAAAGTACTTCAGTGTGGAATCAGCTTCATTTCTATGTCAACTTAATATATAAAAATCAACTTTTTGATATGGAATCTATAAATGATATACATAGTAGCATAGATTCAGAAATGTTTAAATGGATTTTAAAACCAGATGCATTTGATTATTCGAAGTTTAATCTAAATTGGATATTATCTTTTGACAGACCACACATAATGGAACATATAGGCAAGTCTAGGGATTTAAAAACAGCTGTTAAAAAAGGGTTGAGTAGAAATTATAATGTAAATGTGGCAAAAATATATTTTGAAAAATTACTAACTGAGCAAGTAGAAAGTACGATGCCCCAACACACGCTATAA